A region from the Equus asinus isolate D_3611 breed Donkey chromosome 3, EquAss-T2T_v2, whole genome shotgun sequence genome encodes:
- the LOC106846424 gene encoding placenta-specific gene 8 protein: protein MQTAAPVVIVTQPGSGPVSQTSNWQTGMCDCFSDCGVCFCGTFCFMCLACQVASDMNECCLCGTSVAMRTLYRTRYGIPGSICDDFMVTLCCPQCSLCQIKRDINRRRAMNMF, encoded by the exons ATGCAAACTGCGGCGCCAGTGGTCATTGTGACTCAGCCTGGAAGTGGTCCTGTTTCCCAAACCTCCAACTGGCAGACAGGCATGTGCGACTGCTTCAGCGACTGCGGTGTCT GTTTCTGTGGCACATTTTGTTTCATGTGCCTTGCATGTCAAGTTGCATCTGATATGAATGAATGCTGTCTCTGTGGAACAAGTGTCGCGATGAGGACCCTCTACCGGACCCGATATGGCATCCCT GGATCCATTTGTGATGACTTTATGGTGACCCTTTGCTGTCCTCAATGTTCTCTTTGCCAAATCAAGAGAGATATCAACAGAAGGAGAGCAATGAATATgttctaa